From the Halorhabdus utahensis DSM 12940 genome, one window contains:
- a CDS encoding HAD family hydrolase — translation MTIRAVCFDLDDTLFAYRKYARAGLRAAADRLEARTGEEVHEELLRLYFTEGITDGTFDQLLDRHDRNSKLVDDLVDAYHDANTPLSPYPETEPVLSTLSEGYRLGLITDGRGGHAKLRRLGIRSYFDAVVVTPTIESSKRESEPFERVLSTLSVSADAAVYVGDDPRFDFENPNHLGMTTVRLRRGRYSDLEPKTDAAVPDREIPHLEALLDIL, via the coding sequence ATGACGATTCGGGCAGTCTGTTTCGACCTCGACGACACGCTCTTTGCGTACCGGAAATACGCGCGGGCGGGGCTCCGTGCGGCGGCCGACCGTCTCGAAGCCCGGACCGGCGAGGAGGTACACGAGGAGTTGCTGCGGCTGTACTTCACCGAGGGGATCACCGACGGGACGTTCGACCAACTGCTCGACCGCCACGACCGCAACTCGAAGCTGGTCGACGACCTCGTCGATGCCTACCACGACGCAAATACACCGCTGTCACCGTATCCGGAGACGGAGCCGGTCCTCTCGACATTAAGCGAGGGCTACCGACTGGGACTCATCACGGACGGGCGTGGAGGTCACGCCAAACTCCGTCGCCTCGGCATCCGATCGTACTTCGACGCAGTGGTGGTCACACCAACGATCGAGTCGTCCAAGCGCGAATCCGAGCCGTTCGAGCGGGTCCTCTCGACACTCTCGGTGTCGGCCGACGCTGCAGTGTACGTCGGAGACGATCCGCGGTTCGATTTCGAAAATCCCAACCATCTCGGGATGACGACGGTTCGACTCCGTCGCGGCCGCTACAGCGACCTCGAACCGAAGACCGACGCGGCGGTACCCGATCGTGAGATACCGCACCTCGAAGCGCTCCTCGATATCCTCTGA
- a CDS encoding oligosaccharide flippase family protein codes for MIGTTRLFRRFLSLLGPKVMTTVIAVISTPIIVRLLGPGRYGDYAVLLSVYSLYMIPISAAITEGVQKFVAEDREDDDWIERVLQFYLVLALLLAFAGSVILVIVTWLGVGATFGEGFSFYFYVLAGFIVVGQFRGLAMHTVLGFGLEHIKGPLEVLKKSVTVVVGIALVLSGLGVFGMLFGHIVANALVALVGGYAIVTRISVRKLFSFPRTVSYREFLSFNVLNVVLVLFVMSLFHVDIIMVRTVVGDEATGYYKAALALAEYLWIVPIVLQSLLLHSSSSLWSEERYEQITELAGRITRYTTLLILLMAVGLATLAHRVVPLYYGEAFMVSTVPLLLLLPGAVGFAIARPLLAICQGSGELKTLILATGAAATINVVLNGALIPLFGLNGAATATSVSYGSMFVLLVWAARRTGYDPLVDFRPVRIALTTITTGVTIFLADSLIGSDIVSLVVVPVLGLVVFAAIALVTRAIDVDEVLEILEQVPLPFDIHPP; via the coding sequence GTGATCGGAACGACGCGTCTCTTTCGCCGGTTTCTCTCCCTGCTCGGGCCGAAAGTGATGACGACAGTGATCGCGGTGATTTCGACGCCGATCATCGTGCGACTGCTCGGCCCCGGCCGCTACGGGGACTACGCCGTCTTGCTCTCGGTGTACTCGTTGTACATGATCCCGATCAGCGCGGCAATCACCGAGGGTGTCCAGAAGTTCGTCGCGGAGGACCGCGAGGACGACGACTGGATCGAACGTGTCCTGCAGTTTTACCTGGTGCTGGCGTTGCTGTTAGCGTTTGCCGGGAGCGTCATCCTCGTGATCGTGACGTGGCTGGGTGTTGGAGCTACCTTCGGCGAGGGATTTTCGTTTTACTTCTACGTACTCGCCGGCTTCATCGTCGTCGGTCAGTTCCGCGGCCTTGCGATGCACACCGTCCTTGGCTTCGGACTCGAACACATCAAGGGGCCGCTCGAAGTCCTCAAGAAATCAGTCACCGTCGTCGTCGGTATCGCGCTCGTCCTCTCAGGGCTGGGCGTCTTCGGAATGTTGTTCGGACACATCGTCGCAAACGCGCTCGTCGCACTCGTCGGTGGATACGCCATCGTGACGCGGATCTCCGTCCGGAAACTGTTTTCGTTTCCGCGGACAGTCTCTTACCGGGAATTTCTCTCCTTTAACGTACTCAACGTCGTGCTCGTGCTCTTCGTGATGTCGCTGTTTCACGTCGATATCATCATGGTCCGAACGGTAGTCGGTGACGAGGCGACGGGCTACTACAAGGCCGCGCTGGCACTGGCAGAGTACCTCTGGATCGTCCCGATCGTCCTCCAGAGCCTCCTGTTGCATTCGAGTTCGAGTCTCTGGAGCGAGGAACGATACGAGCAGATTACCGAACTCGCCGGACGGATCACCCGCTATACGACGCTGCTCATTCTCCTCATGGCTGTGGGGCTTGCCACGCTCGCTCATCGCGTCGTGCCGCTTTACTACGGCGAAGCCTTCATGGTAAGCACCGTGCCGCTCCTCCTGTTGCTTCCGGGAGCCGTGGGGTTCGCGATTGCACGACCGCTTCTGGCGATCTGTCAGGGCTCCGGGGAACTCAAGACGCTCATCCTCGCCACCGGTGCGGCCGCGACGATCAACGTCGTCCTGAACGGCGCCTTGATCCCACTCTTCGGGCTAAACGGGGCGGCGACAGCAACCAGCGTCTCCTATGGTTCGATGTTCGTGTTGCTCGTGTGGGCTGCGAGACGCACCGGATACGATCCGTTAGTTGATTTCCGCCCAGTTCGGATCGCTCTCACTACCATAACTACTGGCGTGACGATCTTCCTTGCCGACAGCCTCATCGGCAGCGACATCGTCTCACTGGTCGTGGTTCCGGTACTCGGCCTCGTGGTTTTCGCCGCTATCGCGCTGGTGACACGGGCAATCGACGTCGATGAGGTCCTCGAAATTCTCGAACAGGTGCCCCTTCCATTCGACATTCACCCGCCGTAG